The Streptomyces sp. NBC_01255 genome window below encodes:
- a CDS encoding class I SAM-dependent RNA methyltransferase has protein sequence MQNTPVSSLVGEEYEVEVGPVAHGGHCIARTEEGRVLFVRHALPGEKVVARVTEGEETSRFLRADAVTILDPSKDRVEAPCPFAGPGKCGGCDWQHAKPGAQRRLKGEVIAEQLLRLAGLTPEEAGWDGTVMPAEGDKLPPGEVPQWRTRVQYAVDAEGHAGLRKHRSHEVEIIDHCMIAAEGVSELGVEKRTWEGMATVEAIAASGSNDRQVILTPKPGGRLPLVELDKPVSVLRVDEKDGGVHRVHGRAFVRERADERTYRVGNGGFWQVHPQAAQTLMLAVMQGLTPRKGDSALDLYCGVGLFAGAIADRVGERGAVLGIESGKRAVEDARHNLAGFPRVRIEQGKVESVLPRTGITEVDLIVLDPPRAGAGKQTVHHLAGLGARRIAYVACDPAALARDISYFADRGYRVRTLRAFDLFPMTHHVECVAILEPVKKDA, from the coding sequence GCGTCCTCTTCGTCCGCCACGCGCTGCCCGGTGAGAAGGTCGTCGCCCGCGTCACCGAGGGCGAGGAGACCTCCCGCTTCCTGCGCGCCGACGCGGTCACGATCCTCGACCCGTCCAAGGACCGCGTCGAGGCCCCCTGCCCCTTCGCGGGCCCCGGCAAGTGCGGCGGCTGCGACTGGCAGCACGCCAAGCCCGGCGCCCAGCGCCGCCTCAAGGGCGAGGTCATCGCCGAGCAGCTCCTGCGGCTCGCCGGGCTCACCCCGGAGGAAGCCGGCTGGGACGGCACCGTCATGCCGGCCGAGGGCGACAAGCTGCCGCCGGGCGAGGTCCCGCAGTGGCGCACCCGCGTCCAGTACGCGGTCGACGCCGAAGGCCACGCGGGCCTCCGCAAGCACCGCTCGCACGAGGTCGAGATCATCGACCACTGCATGATCGCCGCCGAGGGCGTCTCGGAACTCGGCGTCGAGAAGCGCACCTGGGAAGGCATGGCCACGGTCGAGGCCATCGCCGCCTCCGGCTCGAACGACCGCCAGGTCATCCTGACCCCGAAGCCCGGCGGCCGCCTCCCGCTCGTGGAACTCGACAAGCCGGTCTCCGTCCTCCGCGTCGACGAGAAGGACGGCGGAGTCCACCGCGTCCACGGCCGCGCCTTCGTGCGCGAGCGGGCCGACGAGCGCACCTACCGCGTCGGCAACGGCGGCTTCTGGCAGGTCCACCCGCAGGCCGCCCAGACCCTCATGCTCGCCGTCATGCAGGGCCTCACCCCCCGCAAGGGCGACAGCGCCCTCGACCTCTACTGCGGCGTCGGCCTCTTCGCGGGCGCCATCGCCGACCGCGTCGGCGAGCGGGGCGCGGTCCTCGGCATCGAGTCGGGCAAGCGCGCCGTCGAGGACGCCCGCCACAACCTGGCCGGGTTCCCGCGCGTCCGCATCGAGCAGGGCAAGGTCGAGTCGGTCCTCCCGCGCACGGGCATCACGGAGGTCGACCTCATCGTCCTGGACCCGCCCCGCGCCGGCGCGGGCAAGCAGACCGTCCACCACCTGGCCGGCCTCGGCGCCCGCCGCATCGCCTACGTCGCCTGCGACCCGGCGGCCCTGGCCCGCGACATCTCCTACTTCGCCGACCGCGGCTACCGCGTCCGCACCCTCCGCGCCTTCGACCTCTTCCCGATGACGCACCACGTGGAGTGCGTGGCGATCCTGGAGCCGGTGAAGAAGGACGCCTGA